The Sphaerisporangium siamense genome includes the window GCGGGGGAACCACACCAGCTTGCGGAACGCCCACGGCATCCGCCCGGTGAAGATGTTCCGCAACGTGTCGCGCTGGAGTTCCGGCCACCGGCGCCGCGCGGCCATGGCGTCCCAGCGCGTCACGTACCGCAGCAGCGGGTCGGCCGCGTGGCTGGGCGTGCACTCGCAGACGATCGAGTCGACCAGATCGGGGTGGCGCTCGGCGAGCAGCAGCGCGACCATGCCGCCCATCGAGTTGCCCCAGATCGCGGCCGGGCCCAGGCCCAGCGTGGTGATCAGCGTCGCGGCGTCGCCGACGAGGTCGTCCAGCCGGTGGCCGGGCGCGGCGGGCGTCCGCCAGGAGGTGACGACGACGCGGCGGTGGGCGAGCGGGCCGTACAACGCCCGCGCCCCCGCGGCGGTCCCGGGGTTCTCCATGGTGGTCAGCGCGTCGCCGAGCCCGCGCAGCACCAGCAGCGGGGCGCCGCCGGGGGCGCCGAACTCGACGTACGGCAGCCGCGCGCCGCCGGTCAGATCGCAGTACTGGAGGGACATCGCGTACTCCTCGCATGGACCCGAGAGCCGAAAGCCGTCCTGGCTACTTCTGGCTACATTGCCTTCTCCCGGATGAGGTGGCGCCCCGGCGCCGCCCGATTGGAGCGTAAATCGTGAAGTTGGGCATCGGTCTTCCCAATGTCATCCCCGACGTCCCGGGGCGGGTCCTGGTCGACTGGGCGATCCGGGCAGAGGCGGCCGGGTTCTCGTCGCTGGTGACCACCGACCGGGTGGTGTACCCGGGGTACGACCCGCTGCTGGCGCTCGGC containing:
- a CDS encoding alpha/beta fold hydrolase, whose protein sequence is MSLQYCDLTGGARLPYVEFGAPGGAPLLVLRGLGDALTTMENPGTAAGARALYGPLAHRRVVVTSWRTPAAPGHRLDDLVGDAATLITTLGLGPAAIWGNSMGGMVALLLAERHPDLVDSIVCECTPSHAADPLLRYVTRWDAMAARRRWPELQRDTLRNIFTGRMPWAFRKLVWFPRSIPIPDDEGRWQVLSAALREYDIRDRAAGVRCPVLVIGGRRDRMTPPDQLADLADRLPDARLVLVDRCGHGASLERPEEFHREAGRFLAEARRSTGH